Proteins encoded by one window of Emticicia oligotrophica DSM 17448:
- a CDS encoding argininosuccinate synthase gives MKVVLAYSGGLDTSFCVKYLTEELGHEVHSVLVDTGGFSEAEMKDIETKAYELGVKHHYTARMVDEYYQKCIRFLVYGNILKNNTYPLSVSAERMFQAVAVAEYAKQIGAEAVAHGSTGAGNDQVRFDMVFRIVLPNAQIITPIRDLRLSREAEIEFLISKGVVREWHKAAYSINKGLWGTSVGGRETLNSHDFLPESAFPTQVTKTGTEEVVLQFVNGELKGVAGESFENPVSAIRRLTEIAAPYGIGRDIHVGDTIIGIKGRVGFEAAAPLIIIKAHHLLEKHVLSKWQQYWKQNLAEWYGMMLHEGQFLEPLMRDIEKFLESMQSHVTGEVRVHLAPYNFQLLGIKSNYDLMSPVFGSYGEMNNAWSGDDVRGFSKIMSNQVMIHQKIAELAEKK, from the coding sequence ATGAAAGTTGTTTTGGCTTACAGCGGAGGCTTAGATACTTCGTTTTGTGTAAAATATTTGACCGAAGAGTTGGGTCATGAAGTTCATTCTGTATTAGTTGATACGGGCGGTTTTTCGGAAGCAGAAATGAAGGACATCGAAACCAAGGCTTATGAGTTGGGCGTAAAACACCACTACACAGCTCGCATGGTTGATGAGTATTATCAGAAATGTATTCGTTTTTTGGTTTATGGAAATATCCTGAAAAACAATACGTATCCACTTTCGGTAAGTGCTGAGCGTATGTTTCAAGCAGTAGCGGTAGCCGAATATGCTAAGCAAATTGGTGCTGAGGCGGTTGCTCACGGAAGTACAGGTGCAGGCAATGACCAAGTGCGTTTTGATATGGTTTTCAGAATTGTATTACCCAATGCACAAATAATCACACCAATCAGAGATTTAAGATTATCTCGCGAAGCTGAAATCGAGTTTTTAATTTCGAAAGGCGTTGTTCGTGAATGGCATAAAGCAGCTTATTCAATCAATAAAGGTTTGTGGGGAACTTCAGTAGGTGGCCGTGAGACTCTAAATTCTCATGATTTCCTTCCAGAAAGTGCCTTCCCGACTCAAGTAACAAAAACGGGTACCGAGGAAGTAGTTCTTCAATTCGTTAATGGTGAATTGAAAGGCGTTGCTGGAGAAAGTTTCGAAAACCCAGTTTCTGCCATTCGTCGTTTGACTGAAATTGCAGCTCCTTATGGAATTGGTCGTGATATTCACGTAGGCGATACCATTATTGGTATCAAAGGCCGCGTGGGTTTCGAGGCTGCTGCTCCATTGATAATTATCAAAGCTCACCATTTATTAGAGAAACACGTGTTATCTAAATGGCAACAATACTGGAAGCAAAATTTGGCCGAATGGTACGGAATGATGCTCCACGAAGGCCAATTCTTAGAGCCTTTGATGCGTGATATTGAAAAATTCTTGGAAAGCATGCAGTCGCACGTAACAGGTGAAGTTCGTGTGCATTTAGCTCCATATAACTTCCAATTATTGGGTATTAAATCTAACTACGATTTGATGTCACCGGTATTTGGTAGCTACGGCGAAATGAACAATGCTTGGAGTGGCGATGATGTAAGAGGTTTCTCTAAAATCATGTCAAATCAAGTAATGATTCACCAAAAAATCGCAGAATTAGCAGAGAAGAAATAA
- a CDS encoding carbohydrate binding family 9 domain-containing protein, which produces MYKYLLAPFFLLTLLNTFAQKKNEKMEYHIHRATSAVKVDGIVDEKAWADAQLATNFYQVLPMDTSYAKVRTDVKMTYDDKNLYVVFINYDKLPGPYMVESLKRDFAFGKNDNDLLFIDTFDDQTNGFSFGANAMGAQWDGLMYNGSSISLTWENKWTSEVKYDDEKWVWECAIPFKTLRYKKGIKRWGVNFSRLDLKTTEKSSWAPVPRQFPTASLAYAASLIWDEEPPTASSNISLIPYILGGVSKNHEKKLPADYRGDVGFDAKVGLTSSLNLDLTVNPDFSQVEVDQQQTNLDRFELLFPERRQFFLENGDLFSNFGYQTIRPFFSRRIGLNTPIKFGARVSGKLNKDWRIGLMDMQTGKNDIVPAAQNFGVIALQRRVFARSNVAVMFVNKQTIGYESLNDTKNVSEFNRNLGIEYNILSKNNAWTGKLLYLKSFTPTSKPNDGVLAGNILYTNKRWTAGVQLEQVGTNYTAEVGYVPRLDYGKLNPQVGYLFFPKPSSKVLSHGPLTMFTHYFNRDFSKEVENEKFLSYRINFRKTSTLMAWVAHNYVYLLNQFDPTNYAGVFLPKGSEHKWNSFGVDYTSKPQALFTYLVSSRYGGYYANGTRLRLNGEVGYRFQPYVALTVAANYNRLDFKDDKILPKELINTQYNFWLIGPKIDVTFTNKLFFTNFLQYNNQTKNMNLNTRLQWRYSPASDLFLVYTDNYYSDTFQVRNRALVLKFTYWWNV; this is translated from the coding sequence ATGTACAAGTACCTACTAGCTCCTTTTTTCCTACTAACCCTCCTAAACACTTTTGCTCAGAAAAAAAATGAAAAGATGGAGTATCACATCCATCGAGCAACTTCAGCCGTAAAAGTTGATGGAATTGTTGATGAAAAAGCCTGGGCAGATGCTCAATTGGCCACCAACTTCTACCAAGTTTTACCAATGGATACTTCCTACGCCAAAGTACGTACGGATGTAAAAATGACCTACGACGATAAAAATCTATACGTGGTTTTTATCAATTATGATAAACTACCTGGTCCGTATATGGTAGAATCGTTGAAACGCGATTTTGCTTTCGGAAAAAACGATAACGACTTACTATTTATTGATACATTCGATGACCAAACCAATGGCTTTTCGTTTGGGGCGAATGCCATGGGAGCTCAGTGGGACGGGCTCATGTATAATGGTAGCAGCATTAGTCTTACTTGGGAAAATAAGTGGACTTCAGAAGTAAAATACGATGATGAAAAATGGGTTTGGGAATGTGCCATTCCCTTTAAAACACTTCGATATAAAAAAGGAATTAAGCGTTGGGGGGTAAATTTTAGCCGTTTAGACCTAAAAACTACCGAAAAGTCTTCTTGGGCACCTGTACCACGCCAATTTCCGACGGCATCATTGGCATACGCAGCCTCATTGATTTGGGATGAAGAACCACCAACGGCTTCTTCAAATATTTCATTAATTCCTTATATTTTAGGTGGTGTAAGTAAAAATCACGAGAAAAAACTTCCTGCCGATTACCGTGGAGATGTTGGTTTTGATGCCAAAGTGGGTCTTACTTCTTCACTAAATCTCGATTTAACCGTTAATCCCGACTTCTCACAAGTAGAAGTTGACCAACAGCAAACTAATCTTGACCGATTTGAACTCCTTTTTCCCGAAAGACGGCAGTTTTTCTTAGAGAATGGTGATTTGTTCTCAAATTTTGGTTATCAAACCATTCGTCCATTTTTTTCTCGCCGCATTGGTTTAAATACGCCCATTAAGTTTGGGGCAAGGGTAAGCGGAAAACTTAATAAAGATTGGAGAATTGGCCTCATGGATATGCAAACTGGTAAAAATGATATTGTTCCAGCAGCTCAGAATTTTGGCGTTATTGCACTCCAACGCCGTGTTTTTGCCCGTTCAAATGTGGCGGTTATGTTTGTCAATAAACAAACTATCGGGTACGAATCATTAAATGACACAAAAAATGTTAGTGAGTTTAATAGAAACTTAGGCATTGAGTATAATATTCTTTCAAAAAATAATGCTTGGACTGGTAAACTGCTCTACTTAAAGTCGTTTACCCCGACCTCTAAGCCTAATGATGGCGTTTTAGCAGGAAATATTCTTTATACAAATAAACGCTGGACAGCGGGCGTACAACTCGAACAAGTAGGCACTAACTACACCGCTGAAGTAGGCTACGTACCACGCTTAGATTACGGAAAACTAAACCCGCAAGTGGGATATTTGTTTTTCCCAAAACCATCAAGCAAAGTATTAAGCCATGGTCCTCTGACAATGTTTACGCATTATTTTAATAGAGATTTTTCGAAGGAAGTTGAAAACGAAAAATTCTTATCTTACCGTATAAATTTCCGAAAAACAAGCACATTAATGGCTTGGGTAGCTCATAACTACGTATATTTATTAAACCAATTTGACCCTACCAATTATGCGGGCGTTTTCTTACCAAAAGGCAGTGAACATAAATGGAACTCATTTGGTGTAGATTATACTTCAAAACCCCAAGCTTTATTCACTTATTTGGTTTCGAGTAGATACGGTGGCTATTACGCCAATGGTACTCGCCTACGCTTGAATGGCGAAGTAGGTTATCGTTTCCAACCTTATGTAGCTCTCACGGTGGCTGCAAATTATAATCGTCTAGATTTCAAAGACGATAAAATATTACCTAAAGAATTAATAAATACACAATATAATTTTTGGTTGATAGGCCCTAAAATTGATGTAACTTTCACGAATAAATTATTCTTTACAAACTTTTTACAGTATAATAACCAAACTAAAAACATGAACCTAAATACGCGTTTGCAGTGGAGATATAGCCCCGCTTCCGACCTATTTTTGGTTTATACCGATAATTATTATTCTGATACTTTTCAAGTACGTAACCGTGCTTTAGTATTGAAGTTTACTTATTGGTGGAATGTTTAG
- a CDS encoding fumarylacetoacetate hydrolase family protein: MKLFRFGDQTNEKPGVILANDKKIDVSTFGEDYNEQFFATDGINRLENWLRTNAANCPTVADDVRLASCVARPSKIICIGLNYAKHAAESNMALPTEPVVFFKATTALCGPNDDVVIPKNSVKTDWEVELAFVIGKKASYVEKEDAMSYIAGYCLHNDYSEREFQLERGGQWVKGKSCDTFAPLGPFMATADEISNPHDLRLWLSLNGEMLQDSNTDDMIFDIPTILSYLSQFMTLLPGDVISTGTPAGVGLGLKPQRYLVAGDVVELGIDNLGTQKQTAVAYHA, translated from the coding sequence ATGAAACTATTCCGCTTTGGCGACCAAACCAACGAAAAACCTGGCGTAATTCTCGCCAATGATAAAAAAATTGATGTTTCGACTTTTGGCGAAGACTACAATGAGCAATTTTTTGCAACAGATGGCATCAACCGACTTGAAAACTGGCTAAGGACTAATGCGGCTAATTGCCCAACAGTAGCTGATGATGTAAGATTAGCTTCATGTGTGGCTCGTCCATCAAAAATTATTTGTATTGGCTTAAATTATGCCAAACATGCTGCAGAATCCAATATGGCTCTTCCTACCGAACCAGTGGTATTTTTCAAAGCTACTACTGCTCTTTGTGGGCCAAATGACGATGTAGTGATTCCGAAAAACTCAGTTAAAACTGACTGGGAAGTTGAGTTAGCTTTTGTTATTGGCAAAAAAGCAAGTTATGTAGAAAAAGAAGATGCCATGAGCTACATTGCTGGTTATTGCTTGCACAATGATTATAGCGAACGTGAGTTTCAGTTGGAGCGTGGCGGACAATGGGTAAAAGGTAAAAGCTGTGATACATTCGCTCCACTAGGGCCGTTTATGGCTACTGCCGATGAAATTTCGAATCCGCATGATTTGCGTTTGTGGTTATCGCTCAATGGCGAAATGCTTCAAGATTCGAATACAGACGATATGATTTTTGATATTCCTACCATTCTAAGTTATTTAAGCCAATTCATGACACTCCTTCCAGGTGATGTTATCTCGACTGGTACTCCTGCGGGTGTTGGCTTAGGTCTTAAGCCACAACGCTATTTGGTTGCGGGCGATGTAGTAGAATTGGGTATTGATAACCTTGGCACACAAAAACAAACAGCAGTAGCTTATCACGCATAA
- a CDS encoding glycerophosphodiester phosphodiesterase family protein — protein MKTILFIIFPILTFAQSMNFEIQGHRGSRGLMPENTIPAFKKAIDLGVHTLELDVVISKDKKVVVSHDPFFNPNCTTGPSGNFITKETQGNLYQLTYEEIEKYDVGLRGNKDYPEQFKMAVYKPLLEDMIHESEKYAREKGVKPLKYNIEIKSEEKEYGISQPSVEEFSDLVYKVIIKQIPPERVTLQSFDFNVLKFWHKQIEEKKYKAIALSALIEPFDNNDIQFNLNKLGFKPEIWSPYFAQATEKRVKELHELGIKVIPWTVNRREDMEKVKAVGCDGLITDYPDRTKGL, from the coding sequence ATGAAAACTATACTTTTTATTATTTTCCCAATATTAACCTTTGCCCAAAGCATGAATTTTGAAATTCAAGGCCACCGTGGTTCTCGAGGACTAATGCCAGAAAATACAATTCCGGCATTCAAGAAAGCCATTGATTTGGGAGTACATACATTAGAGTTAGATGTGGTTATCTCGAAAGATAAAAAAGTGGTAGTTTCTCATGACCCTTTCTTTAATCCAAATTGTACAACCGGCCCTTCTGGAAATTTTATTACGAAAGAAACTCAGGGTAATTTATATCAGCTTACTTACGAAGAAATCGAAAAATATGATGTAGGTCTTCGTGGTAATAAAGATTATCCTGAGCAATTTAAAATGGCGGTGTATAAACCCCTACTCGAAGATATGATTCATGAAAGTGAAAAATACGCACGAGAAAAAGGGGTAAAACCTTTGAAATATAACATAGAAATAAAAAGTGAGGAGAAAGAATACGGCATTTCTCAGCCATCAGTTGAAGAATTTTCCGACTTGGTTTATAAAGTAATCATCAAGCAAATTCCACCCGAGAGAGTTACTTTACAAAGTTTTGATTTCAATGTATTGAAATTTTGGCACAAACAAATTGAGGAAAAAAAATATAAAGCCATCGCCCTTTCCGCATTAATCGAACCTTTTGATAACAACGATATTCAATTTAATCTGAATAAATTAGGTTTTAAACCCGAAATTTGGAGCCCCTATTTTGCACAAGCAACTGAAAAAAGAGTAAAAGAACTCCACGAATTAGGCATAAAAGTAATTCCTTGGACGGTAAACCGCCGTGAAGACATGGAAAAGGTAAAAGCTGTTGGCTGCGACGGCCTCATTACAGATTATCCCGACCGCACCAAAGGTTTGTGA
- the porV gene encoding type IX secretion system outer membrane channel protein PorV, translating into MKRKIVAALASVAFINAFTTQAQVSRTLSPSVPFLTISPDSRGAALGDAGVASTPDANSIYWNTAKLAFIDKNIGSTVSYTPWLRDLVDDMGLLNVGLFKKLDKNSAFGASMTYFNQGEIQFTTATGQPNGTFQSRDLNFTAGYTRKIGRDFSMGINGKFIHSNLIGSQVVNGVASKPASTVAGDVSFFYTTDRPSAKDKDRGMTYSAGAVISNIGGKINYGRSAFYIPTNLKVGGAVGFKLDAHNRFNFLLDANKLLIPTPPLRDNNGNIVKGRDPETTSAIAGIFGSFSDAPDGLKEELREVTLSTGVEYWYNNFFALRGGYFMESSMKGGSKYVTTGLGLKISNYQLDLAYLVPTSQGSPLANTWRITLIFDMNGKPSSIPTEVPTENN; encoded by the coding sequence ATGAAACGTAAAATTGTAGCAGCTTTGGCAAGTGTAGCTTTTATCAATGCTTTCACTACTCAAGCACAAGTTAGTAGAACCCTTTCGCCGTCAGTACCTTTTCTTACAATCTCACCAGATTCAAGAGGAGCCGCTTTGGGTGATGCTGGGGTAGCATCTACACCAGACGCTAATTCAATTTATTGGAATACCGCCAAATTAGCCTTTATAGATAAAAATATTGGTTCAACTGTATCATATACACCTTGGTTACGTGATTTAGTTGATGATATGGGGCTACTCAATGTTGGCTTATTCAAAAAACTCGATAAAAATTCGGCGTTTGGAGCATCAATGACTTACTTTAATCAAGGTGAGATACAATTTACAACTGCTACTGGACAACCAAATGGAACTTTCCAATCGAGAGATTTGAATTTTACGGCTGGTTATACTCGTAAAATCGGTAGAGATTTTTCAATGGGTATCAATGGTAAGTTTATTCACTCAAATCTTATTGGTAGCCAAGTAGTAAATGGTGTAGCAAGTAAGCCAGCAAGTACGGTAGCTGGCGACGTTTCGTTCTTCTATACTACCGACCGCCCAAGTGCAAAAGATAAAGACCGTGGAATGACCTATTCTGCAGGAGCCGTTATTTCAAACATTGGTGGTAAAATTAATTACGGAAGAAGTGCTTTCTATATTCCTACTAATTTGAAAGTTGGTGGTGCCGTTGGCTTTAAACTAGATGCTCATAATAGATTTAACTTCTTGCTTGATGCCAATAAATTATTGATTCCTACTCCACCATTGCGTGATAACAACGGAAATATTGTGAAAGGCCGTGACCCTGAAACTACCAGTGCAATTGCTGGAATTTTTGGCTCATTTTCTGATGCCCCAGATGGTTTAAAAGAAGAGCTTCGTGAAGTTACGCTTTCTACGGGTGTAGAATATTGGTATAATAATTTCTTTGCACTTCGTGGGGGGTATTTTATGGAGAGCAGTATGAAAGGGGGGAGTAAATACGTAACTACTGGTTTAGGTTTAAAAATAAGCAATTATCAACTTGATTTGGCGTATTTAGTGCCTACTTCACAAGGAAGTCCACTTGCAAATACTTGGAGAATTACTTTGATTTTTGATATGAACGGTAAGCCATCGAGTATCCCAACCGAAGTACCAACAGAAAATAACTGA
- a CDS encoding GNAT family N-acetyltransferase, which produces MDKIKVIKATSDDVEPLKKIGIETFSETFASMNSEENMKAYLEESFANQKLLTELKNPNSIFYFAKYEEDIIGYLKINTGESQTELKNTKSLEIERIYVLKAYHGKNVGQLLYQKAIEVAQEINVDYVWLGVWEENLRAISFYKKNGFVEFDKHIFRLGDDEQTDIMMKLQMKK; this is translated from the coding sequence ATGGATAAAATTAAGGTCATAAAGGCAACAAGCGACGACGTCGAGCCATTAAAAAAAATTGGGATAGAAACTTTCTCAGAGACATTCGCTTCAATGAATTCTGAAGAAAATATGAAAGCATATTTAGAAGAAAGTTTTGCTAACCAAAAGTTATTGACCGAGTTAAAAAATCCGAATTCAATATTTTATTTTGCAAAGTATGAAGAGGATATTATTGGTTATCTGAAAATTAATACTGGCGAGTCTCAAACAGAGCTGAAAAATACAAAATCGCTCGAAATTGAAAGAATCTATGTATTAAAAGCGTATCACGGTAAAAATGTAGGGCAATTACTTTATCAGAAAGCCATAGAGGTAGCTCAAGAAATAAATGTAGACTACGTATGGTTAGGAGTATGGGAAGAAAATCTGAGAGCTATCAGTTTTTACAAAAAGAATGGATTTGTTGAGTTCGATAAGCATATTTTTAGATTAGGCGATGACGAACAAACAGATATTATGATGAAGCTTCAGATGAAAAAATAA
- a CDS encoding GH3 auxin-responsive promoter family protein codes for MSMLNDILSFFLKRRITRIEEFLRNPIDTQNRVFHDLIENARYTEWGIKYDYSSIDSIKKFQERVPISTYEELYPYIERVLKGEQNVLWASEIKWFSKSSGTTNSRSKFIPVSEESLEDCHYRGGKDMMTLYLNNRPEAKLYEGKGLSIGGTLHPNPFNANTQAGDISAVITKNLPAWADFIRTPPSEVALLDNWEQKMEQMIQICTQENVTSILGVPTWTVVLLENILERTGKKNMLEVWPNFEVFVHGAVAFQPYRDLFRTKLFPSEQVTYLETYNASEGFFAIQDELSRVGEMLLMLDYGVFYEFIPMEEWEKEHPKTLTLEEVELDKNYALVISTNAGLWRYKIGDTVKFTSISPYRIKVSGRTKHFINAFGEEVVIENADIAITEACAIANAAIADYTAGPVYMGDGSKGCHEWIIECSKKPDNEALFIETLDSSLRKVNSDYDAKRYKDMALLQPKVHFVENGTFYQWMSKRGKLGGQNKVPRLSNSREYLDDILLMIRELA; via the coding sequence ATGAGCATGCTTAACGACATACTTAGTTTTTTTCTTAAACGTCGCATTACACGAATTGAGGAGTTTTTGCGTAATCCAATAGACACGCAAAACCGTGTTTTTCACGACCTCATCGAAAACGCCCGATACACTGAATGGGGTATAAAATACGACTATAGTAGCATTGATTCGATTAAAAAGTTTCAAGAGCGAGTACCTATTTCCACCTACGAAGAACTTTATCCTTACATTGAAAGAGTTTTGAAAGGAGAGCAAAATGTTCTTTGGGCTTCAGAAATAAAGTGGTTTTCGAAATCTTCTGGTACAACTAATTCTCGTAGTAAATTTATTCCTGTTTCGGAAGAATCGCTCGAAGATTGCCACTATCGTGGAGGGAAAGACATGATGACCCTCTATCTAAATAACCGCCCAGAAGCCAAGCTCTACGAAGGTAAAGGGCTCTCGATTGGTGGTACACTTCACCCAAATCCGTTTAATGCCAATACACAAGCTGGAGATATTTCTGCGGTAATTACTAAAAATCTTCCTGCTTGGGCAGATTTCATTCGAACCCCTCCAAGCGAGGTGGCTTTACTCGATAATTGGGAGCAAAAAATGGAGCAAATGATTCAGATTTGTACCCAAGAAAATGTAACAAGTATTTTGGGCGTTCCAACCTGGACAGTAGTTTTGTTAGAAAATATTCTCGAACGAACTGGCAAGAAAAACATGCTTGAAGTTTGGCCTAATTTCGAAGTTTTTGTACACGGAGCGGTAGCTTTCCAGCCTTATAGAGACCTATTCCGTACGAAGCTATTCCCTTCTGAACAAGTAACTTATCTTGAAACCTACAATGCTTCGGAAGGATTTTTTGCCATACAAGATGAACTCAGTAGAGTTGGCGAGATGTTGCTAATGCTCGATTATGGCGTTTTTTATGAGTTTATTCCAATGGAAGAATGGGAAAAGGAGCACCCTAAAACCTTAACTCTCGAAGAAGTTGAGCTCGATAAAAATTATGCTTTGGTGATTTCAACCAATGCTGGTTTATGGCGATATAAAATTGGCGATACAGTTAAATTTACTTCGATTAGCCCTTACAGAATCAAAGTTAGTGGGCGAACCAAACACTTTATCAATGCTTTCGGTGAAGAAGTAGTGATTGAAAATGCTGATATAGCCATCACCGAAGCTTGTGCAATTGCCAATGCCGCCATTGCTGATTATACAGCGGGGCCTGTTTATATGGGCGATGGTAGTAAAGGTTGCCACGAATGGATTATTGAATGTTCGAAAAAGCCCGATAATGAGGCTCTTTTCATTGAAACACTCGATAGTTCATTAAGAAAAGTAAACTCCGATTATGACGCCAAACGCTACAAAGATATGGCCTTACTACAGCCAAAAGTACATTTTGTAGAAAACGGCACTTTCTACCAATGGATGTCGAAACGAGGTAAACTTGGGGGACAAAATAAGGTACCTCGCCTGAGTAATTCCCGTGAATACCTTGACGATATTTTACTGATGATTAGAGAGTTAGCTTAA
- a CDS encoding LptF/LptG family permease, whose protein sequence is MNILDKYLIKRFLKTYFFAVLVIVLIIMVIDFVEKNDDFIQKNAPMRAILLSYYANLAPYWANYISPLMIFISTVFFTAQMAAHTEIVAILSSGTSFPRLMLPYFIASSMVAVLSFVMVGWILPKANKVRLGFEAVYVNDKFYFSDRDFHTAVAPNTYAYMSSYNNETKMGYDFTLEKIVDNKLIEKLSAKRIEWNDSTKRWKITDYKIRTLGIMKDKIIYNVASKDTLINLSPSDFESDRNIYETFTIPELRKRIELIRSRGAEGIESFQIELYQRIVTPFAVIILSLMGLIVSARKARGGVGFQIAIGFVLAFVYILFFIMSKGIAESGSMPPMLAVWLPNIVFSCIGTIMYFTVPR, encoded by the coding sequence ATGAATATTCTCGATAAATATCTAATCAAGCGATTTCTGAAGACATACTTTTTTGCGGTATTGGTCATTGTGCTCATTATCATGGTGATTGATTTCGTGGAAAAAAACGATGATTTCATTCAGAAAAACGCACCAATGCGTGCCATTTTACTTTCTTACTACGCTAATCTTGCTCCATATTGGGCCAATTATATTAGTCCGTTGATGATTTTTATTTCTACGGTTTTTTTTACTGCCCAAATGGCAGCTCACACCGAAATTGTAGCTATTCTAAGTAGTGGAACCAGTTTCCCTCGCCTGATGCTACCTTATTTTATAGCCTCTTCAATGGTGGCGGTTTTATCTTTCGTGATGGTCGGCTGGATTCTCCCAAAAGCTAATAAAGTTCGCTTAGGTTTTGAAGCTGTTTATGTCAATGATAAATTTTATTTCTCCGACCGAGATTTTCATACTGCAGTAGCTCCCAATACCTACGCGTATATGTCGAGCTATAACAACGAAACAAAAATGGGCTATGATTTTACGCTCGAAAAGATTGTTGATAATAAACTCATTGAGAAGCTATCGGCCAAAAGAATCGAATGGAATGATAGTACAAAACGTTGGAAAATTACAGATTATAAGATTCGAACCTTGGGTATTATGAAAGATAAAATCATCTATAATGTGGCTTCTAAAGATACTTTGATTAATCTTTCTCCGAGTGATTTTGAAAGTGACCGTAATATTTATGAAACCTTTACGATACCCGAATTAAGGAAGCGAATCGAATTAATTCGCAGTCGTGGAGCTGAAGGTATTGAGTCTTTTCAGATTGAACTTTACCAAAGAATTGTTACGCCTTTTGCCGTAATCATTTTATCGTTGATGGGCCTAATTGTATCGGCTCGGAAAGCACGTGGAGGCGTTGGTTTTCAGATTGCTATTGGCTTCGTTTTGGCCTTTGTGTATATCTTATTCTTCATTATGTCGAAAGGTATTGCCGAATCGGGTAGTATGCCTCCGATGCTGGCAGTTTGGCTACCTAACATTGTTTTTTCGTGCATCGGCACAATCATGTATTTCACTGTACCAAGGTAA